ATCAACCgcttaaaataatatcgttgcttttatttatcattctgtgaaacattaattatttagttttttggAAAAACGACAAATTGGTTAGCGTGGTCGATTCTTCATGTATTTATAAGCGTGCCGAAAATAATTGCGTAACCGTTCGGTGGGGACGTAAATTTACGCTGCGAGAATAATTGCTGAAAACAGTAAGTTTTGGCTTTTTTCCTCTATCTACTTaagttttttatatcaatactGAATccttacaaaatttatttgatttgatCCGCTTGTTATTCATAGCCGATGTTAAATTCCTGAGAAGCATTATCGTCAATACTGATGACATCGTGACAGGGTTCGATTATGCTAATCAAGATGGCTGTAATCATGACACTGTTCCTGATAATAGTGATAATCTGCGTGGTGGTTCCGTTTCTGGTCAGAGTGAGTCTGATGTCGTCGTTGAtattgctgatgctgatggtgATGCTAACAGTGACTTCTTAAATCACTCAGGTCATGATGGTGATAATGATGACGACGACGATAGCAGTGATTATAACCATGACCTTGATGATGACGATAAGAATAATGTCGATGATCGCGATGATGATCATCATGTTGATAATGATGATCATAGTCATGATGATGATCATGATGAtcatgatgataataatgattatgatAATGGTCATAATGTCGATGATAATGATGAGGATGATGgtcatgatgatgatgatgatcatggtgatgatgatgatgttgatgatgatgatcatgGTGATGAGGATAACGACGTTGTGAAAAATTCTAAGACGGAACTCGTTCAAGGAAGCAAAATCTTTGTTCAAACTGAACTTCTCGACTCTCTTAataaagaatatataaataagccGAGAAGAATGATTACTCTACTGCTGTAAAAGTTAGTTGAGCGCAAAATTTTTGAGGACATGACATTACAAGGCAGTGATGGGAAAGCTGTACCAAAAAATCTCTTTAACTGtgttaaaagtaattttcttTCTCATTTTGTTTTGTGAGTAATTTAATCAAgtgaaaaatacttttaatatttattctttaattttttttcttttagaatATGTGCTAAGAAAAACTGCTCCAACTAATCAATTAACAAGAGTTGCATTCAATCGTTGTGTAACTCTCTTTCTTGGcaattttaaacttcaaaaaaagaagaaagcgaaccgtttaattaaaaaaaaatcaggattataaaattaagtaattaattactttttgatCTATtgttttaacttcccgcttagaaaatcgacgattttctaaaatttcgggaagttattgttttaaccccgattttcgaaaatcgagttttcatcagatgtcgacgttttgaggtcctaggaagctattctgactattttcagaatgatgtccgagtgtgtgtatgtattgTTACGTCCCGATGGTAATTGGAACAATGGGGAAaagagattttatattttagaaatcTACAGATTTCTAGGAATGATCCCtgatctcaaaaaaaaatttatttctacttaCGTTGGTGGGAAAAGGGGACCGATTTTAAAAAGGGTACCTTTtccttttgaaaattactccAAGACTATTAGTTCTATGTGGTCGTCAGGAACCCCCGTGTACGGCTCCAGCAGAGAAGGTCCGGACAGGAATTTATCAGCATAAAAATGGAACCTTGGATCCGCGTCGCTGATGTAAATAAGAGGTATGGGCCTCTCGACCTCAGTGATCGGGATCAGTTTGTATTTGAGTTTCTTAACCCTAAAGTTTTTGGGAAGGATAGTGGTTTTCCTTACGAAGGGCAAATTAGGTCTGGTTAGTGGTTGGTGGTAACGTTCACCAGAACACAATTTGTCATACTCCGTACAGGAGTCACAATCACAATATTTAGGTTTCGAATCAGAGCCCCTAGGCCGGCGTACTTTCGGCGCCATTGATTCTGttcgaaaacatttttataacgatATTTGTCCCGAAAGATGCTCTCGgaaataataatg
This genomic window from Microplitis demolitor isolate Queensland-Clemson2020A chromosome 6, iyMicDemo2.1a, whole genome shotgun sequence contains:
- the LOC106693173 gene encoding prostatic spermine-binding protein-like, whose amino-acid sequence is MKNSKIQRKTTRKIKTDVKFLRSIIVNTDDIVTGFDYANQDGCNHDTVPDNSDNLRGGSVSGQSESDVVVDIADADGDANSDFLNHSGHDGDNDDDDDSSDYNHDLDDDDKNNVDDRDDDHHVDNDDHSHDDDHDDHDDNNDYDNGHNVDDNDEDDGHDDDDDHDF